AAAGGTGTTTGGGAACGACTTCTCACCTCGACACTTCGCCGTATAATAGCTAATTGCGAATTACTTAGGAATAGTTCAAATACAGTAGATTCCAAATCAATACCTAAACTTTATGAATAAACATAACCACAAATGCTTCTTAATgatactttatattttctttcggATATGTTATAGCTTTGTAACTcttcatcagctcactatatgtccccatcgagaggctcggagcttacactaagttaggggtgacaaggccatagtcaaccacgctgtcccagtgcgggttggtcgACTTCACACATAACCTTGAATTGCTTCACAGATAtttgcaggttgcatcacgatgttttccttcagcgttagaacgtcggataaatgtacatatgtaaaaacttatatgtttatttctaaagCGTAAATAAGAGAcactttttactatttacatCTTGTTTATTGAATGGTTGTCATGACAACCAGTGTGTACACATCACTCCTCCACactattacaaacaaattaacaaataataaaaaataacaaaactcaCAAAGAAAcccaaaaacaaataacattaaaaatacttcttATAATCTACACGTGGCTTTCGCTTCGGGCGTGCACAGACTTGAGTGGACCCTTCTACAGGCGCGACTTCAGCGCCCGCCTCCACAGTATTTATCTCCCGCGCCCGCCCTTCAACAACACAAGGCAGGTTAGATGACCCGACAGCTGCAACCTGCTGCTCCGGCCGATCACTTACTCGAAAATCCCTTTCCTCTACAACCTGCTGTTCATCAACTCTAGCCTCACTCTCTCCTACGGTACCGCCGCTAACACTCAACCCTGGCGGTGCTTGTTGATGATCGGTCGGCACGCTTGGTGGATCAGCCTCAGCTGGCAACGAATGTTGTCGTGGTGGGGTAAAATGATCGCCTGCAGTCACTAACACCGGCGGACCGTAGTCTTGATAGCACTGTGTGCTCATTCCGGAGTTCAGATCACACCCGGTATACCTCCTGATCTGATCAACGTGCCTAATACAAGTTAGCTCTAAATCTTTCATCTTAATTTCGTACATTCTATGGcctattttattctttatcgTACCTAATCGCCACGCATCATTGCGTCCACTATACCAACGGATCCAAACCTTATTTCCGATTTCAAAACTTCTTGAAATGGGCGTCTGCTCACTaccattgtaatttttattgcaaggTAACACTAAGTCTAATCGAGATCGCAAGTTTCTACCGAACATTAACTTAGCAGGTGTTTCACCGGTGGTACAATGTACAGTGTTTCTATAGTTAAATAAGTAGcccaataaaatttcatcaattttaTGAACAGgaatattttccttcataatgcatcttaacatttttttacacgtTCGTACCGAGTTTTCCGCCTGGCCATTACTCGGCGGATGATATATGGGCGACGTCATATGTTTAATACCATTAGCAttgcaaaatgttttaaactcagttgaatttattttaacatcatTATCGGACACTAAAACGTTAGGAATACCAAAATTTGAAAAGAggtattttaatttcgcaATTAGAGCCGAAGATGAAGTTCCATTATTCATATACAAACAATCTAACAGTAACATACCTCATATTAAAGTTCTGGAAGCTCTGGCACTCCTCATTCTCCGTTCCCTGCCCGTCATAATCCGAGTCGACATGATAAAACCCTCTGTTTCTGTCATTACCACAAACTTTCTTTAGATGACCCTTCTTCCCGCATTTTTGACAAGTGTAACGTCTGTACCGACACTTATCGCTATGATGACTTTTCATCCCGCACACGGCACAGCATGAAGTTTCCCATCGCAGATCACGGCGCGGTGCTGCGCCGGATGACCCCGACGTACTAGCGCCGACCCGACGGCCGTTACCGCTCCGTCTGCAGTGATCTTGTTGTCCTAGTTGATATATAGGCTCTTCTTTGGTGAGCATTGCTTCGCTGCTGCACCTTAGTTTCGCTTGCCTCGCGCACGCAGCCTGCTCTGCCAGTTCAATAGCCCGTGTGAGCGTCAATGCGGTCGGGCTCTGTTCGAACAGCCTGTCGCGTTCGGGCCCCGAGCCCAGACCGAGGACGAAACGATCTCTTAATACCGTTTCCAGAGCGGCGCCGAAGTCGCAATAGCTTGCGAGACCTCTTAGTCGCGCCGCCCAGTCTCCTAATGATTCGCCTGGACTTCTTGTCGCTTCGTAAAAATTCGCCTTATCGGCAAATGTACATACCTTCGGCTTGAAATGCCCGTCGAGTAATAAAACGAGTTCAGAATAACTTAGTGATTCGACCTCTTGCGGGTAAGATAGGTTCCGAATCAACCGATAAGTTTCGTCCGTTACGTGTGTAAGGAGAACTCCGCCTTTGTCGCCATCTTCAAtcttatttatctttaaaaattgcgACAATCTTGACTTGAAAATTGACCACTCGGTCGTTTTGTAGTCAAAACTTGGTATACTTCCCAAGaaagacataatttttatcctcGTCGCcagttatatgtttatttctaaagCGTAAATAAGAGAcactttttactatttacatCTTGTTTATTGAATGGTTGTCATGACAACCAGTGTGTACACatcaaaaacacattggtacatggcaggattcaaacccaggaccgGTAGATTGCAAGTCATGTGCTTAATCCTTGAGTCACCGACGTTCTTACTTTGCTTTGTAACTATTAAGTgataaatagtgtaataaattatatggtCATTTGTTAAGGCAATCTAagatttttcctttaataTGCATTCAATTTACACTTGaagtaaatgtattaaaacctTTAAACAgctttaaaagtaaatgtattaCGCAGCTATGTTTTACTAAGTTAATAAATCCTTTAGATAATATTCAGttcattaaaaagatttacaaataaatgaatacatctattaaaaaaaagtaatatttttgttaaatgaaacatgatgtatgtttgaaaaaGGTTTTCAGTGAGCTATTCaaaatgcttttttaattatgcttttatttatcagaatatattaaaacggatgaatgaattatattatttcgtcttattattatttaaatttgtaatttcacttaattttattaaaattaagactttaatcttaaatagatctataaaagtaatgaaacaATATGCTTGTTATGAGTTTAAAGACGAACGGTTCAAAGACACTTTACTGAAAATAGACAAAACTGGAATACTTACTTACTTAGtaacttacatatttaacaCAAGGTGGCGCTTTCTTattatctcactaatattataaatgcgaatgttagatggatggatgtttattggcaggtatctctggaatggctcaacggatcttgatgaaatttggcagaacatagtctggaagaacacatatgctaattacgttttttttttaattccgcgcagacgaaatcgcgggcaaccactagtttttatataaagtaacaaaaaagttaGGTTCAGGTTCGATTTCGttaaaacgaaaaaacaaaactgtatatgttaaatttaagataaaacGATTCGCTGAACAAATATTCGGGCAATCCTCGAGCTTTTGGACATTACGTTTGGTCCCTTTTCGTTTTAGGTGAATTAAGTATTTGAAAATTGGTTAAGTTAAGAAAGTTTTAGGTAACATCTAATTTgcattttatctattttatcatGGACGTGAAAATGGGCATTGCATTCTTAaagttacttaatttaattgaatacagaaacatttaatattgaaaaggttttttttatatatattacaaggtagcaaacgagcaagcggccacatgaattcgccgaaatggcgaagcgaccgctgcccatagacattcgcaattgcagatgtgttgcctaccctcaatagACGAAGGGAGAAGCAccaaaagagaatatttaaccttcctgtGCATCTCATccttcatcaaatccacctcccttttccatcctttccttataagaaaaggggtgggaaggaaaagaggactaagattaggcctccggcaccacactcatcagacgaaacgcggaattacttccacttaacgcctgtcttctgtgtggtcgtggtatttcaccgggcgagccggccaattcgtgcaactgatgttgttgttgctggcgtctaccactgttataattaattttataataatattatcccACTCTTTGACTACCAAAAGGCTTTCGACACTGTGTCGCACACGAGGATATGGAAAGACTTAAGAGATCAAGGAGTAAATGAAAGCtacataaaagttataaaaagcatttataaaaacaacacaGGAAGAGTAAAACTTGAGGCCACTGGTCCAAGTTTCCCCATAAAAAGAGGAGTCAGACAAGGGGATCCATTATCTCCGAAAATATTCATAGCTGTACTGGAGTCCATCTTCAGCAGTCTAGACTGGAAATACATGGGACTACAGGTGCAGGGTACATATCTAAGCCATCTCAGGTTCGCAGACGACCTAGTGCTGCTATCGGAGACAAGCACCCAACTACAACTAATGGTCGAAACACTACACTCTGCTAGTGTCGCGGTTGGCTTGGAAATGAATCTCGCAAAGACGATGACAATGACAAACGCAGAAAAAATCcctattaaaatcaaaaatattccaCTAGAATACACAGAAAGCTATATATATTTGGGAAAAAGAATAAGTTTCGAAAGAAGAAGTAACGAGTTCGAAATAGATAGAAGAGTACAACAAACTTGGAATAAATATTGGGGTCtttacgaaatatttaaaagcaagCTCCCAAtcaacataaaaactaaaataatgaatacaaGTCTTCTGTCATGCTTAACATACGGCTGTCAGACATGGAAGTTTacgaaaaaagtaaaacacaaaattaacaCCTGCCAAAGAGGAATGGAACGAAGCATGCTCAATATCAGAAAAGCAGATAGAATAAGACACacagaaataagaaatataactaaaGCAAAACACGCTTTGAGTTATGCATTAAAGCAAAAATGGAAGTGGGCGGGACATGTTGCAAGACTAGGTGATCAGAGATGGACTGTTAGAACAACGTTATGGAAGGGCCCAAAAGGAAGAAGAGGTATAGGAAGACCTATTACACGATGGGAGgatgaaataaagaaaacagcCGGCACTTCCTGGGCACAGGTGGCGCAGGATAGAGAGAAATGGGCGTCTTTGGAGGAGGCCTTTACCCGAAGAGGGGTTCCTACAGATtagtgtattaataaaaacaaaaaaatttaaggaattgtaaaaaattgcaaatagaAGTAAGttactttgtacattttattttattttttaattttgttttatctgtatggaaataaatggctttattattattattattattatcccACTCTTTATGGGGTCGGAAAACAATCTTTATCATGTTGTGATCTACATGACAAAGATGAAGTGAAGACTGAATTGATATTCAGTCTTCACTCCTTCCTTAATCATGTCACCTATCACGAATTCCATTCATCTCTTCCTATGCCTACGCTTACCGATATActattgttttatacagatgtttcagcagtgaaaactctcgacaaaaataattcttgtttATAAGTTATGTGGAAATCTAGAGCCAATAGTAGCATgtgttgattaaaaatatcaagatAATTATCATCGGtattataacgtttttttaaggtgataataaaaaagcaacgTCCTGTATTTAAGCTAATTTGTCTTCATTATGAattgtattgaaattatatttaataatattccgCAAAGATAAAATTACCCAAAACCACCGCAGGCTTGGAATTACATTCAACAATGCCGGAATTAATATTtctgaaatgtttaaatgttatatatttaatgaatgaaGATGTTCGTTTCATTTAACTTCGCAAATGCCTCGAATGTTTCGTATactcttttattttgttttgacatgtctgttaaaaaaaatatggttgTCGTCACATATTTGTATAAGTACAGCCTGTCGCTAGCTGCTTTGtccgtgtggaattaaaataaaattgtcgcTTATGCGCGTTATTCCacattttaatctatatcttttttcatttattctggattttttttttaatttccttccCTTACTTTggtcatttgttttattattaaatagtcTGTCTCCGTaagtataaagaaaaaaaatccattgcgtttatttttcaagttaAATTGTCCAAAATTGCTctgatattttcttttaataaatccttACTGAAAAGGCGTTGTCTTTTTCCACTTCAAAGAATAAGCTTTGATCTATAATAAACGCGGAGACTGCAAATTAGTATGAATTCGAAAAAATGTAAgccttatttataaaacgtaCAACTGGCCTTTAATTGACATAGCTTTATCAATAATCCATATTAGAAATGCCAAAGTTCCGTCCATTTTcctagataaaatataaattcgcTTGGTCGGAATAAAAACGATGAAGAAAGCTTCACTTTGAATAGATAATctattcatattatattttaaatatttttttatccaacAAGTTTTAACCGACTGACAAAGAGGGTAATTTACTGACAAAGTTTACTTGTATGTCTGTAAATTCCATTGTGACGTCCTAGAGCCTAAACGACTTATCCGAATTTGAGGAAGATGTCATTCGATTTAAtggaatttatataattacgtATGTACCTATATGGgttatacataaaacaaacttacatacgAGCGAAAAACATCACTGTCTTTGTCAGTcggataaaaaataacagagatgcataaaaataattgtcctATACCAAAATACCTTTCGCAGCAAATTCAGCGAAATTTCTGATTATGCAAAAGCTTTTAGTTGGGGTCGAAATTACGCCTTTTATTTGCACCTTTCCATTTAAGCTCGAGGGCGCTAGCTACATGTACACAGATAAAAGTCATCCATTTTAATCGTTTCCTGTAAATAAAGCTCTTGatactgtattttatataatggaGTTGAgagaaattcattttaattactgaaaatatgtaaatggtATAAgctaattttgtaattaacattggaaatcaaattaaacttaCTGAAATGGCAACAGATGTATTTGGCAAATAATCTAAAAGCAGTATGAATACGCGTATAatccttactgatattataaaagcgaaagtaactctgtctgtctcacTTTCAATTCCAAAACTACTGTTAAATGAAacttggtacacagatagatCCTGAAAAAAGAGAACCGAAAGGTGAAAGTGGTGGCGGAATTGTTGTATCgacatttttatagttagaaaatttaaacttatttttaaactgttaatttgatgttaataaatatgacattcaaaGGTTGTGTTACCCTGAAGGGTGCAGAGTAACAATgtggaataggggatgaaattatgtatgttttgttatttcacacatttaagtaaaataattaacctaagtaataaaaatgctactcgaaaacaatattttacgcggatgaagtcgcgggcacaccTAGTATGATATATAGTGGACGTGAACCTAATTATTGCGTTTTGGTGCTAATTTGTGAACAAAAGGAgcaattttccttttattaaaCGGCCGCATGATGTGAATAATTCAGATTTTAATTGGAGAATTGCGGAGGTTGTGGTCGCCATTTTACTGATTAACTATTCGATGTATagagatataaaattacatatatctaTACAAAGGCCGGCAATACATCTGCGGTTCCtgtggtattgcagatgtccatgggcgttgaTGAAATGAAGTCCTCGGTGTTTCCGCCGTTcgttgtataaaaatgttgacatGTTAGGAACGGAAGGACTGTTGGGGGTAGTCTcataaaaggttttataaggaagcatgCGCTGCTGCTCAGAGCAGtttctttccatccgtcattacggaacgtctgacattttcgTTTATGTTCGGTTTGAGTCTATATTATTGCGAAGATTATTTagctgttagtttatttcttttaaaacacttttgaATCAAATATCTAATAGACAATATATTAATCATTAACTCGTGGTCACGCCCTAAACGTCTATTCCCAAAACGTGGCCAACATTCCAAAATTCCTCTACCCCATCTGAAGATCTTTAATaagtcataaattaaaaattccttATCAACCGCAACATTAAAAGGTTTCGTAGACGTAATAAGATATGAGAAAACGACACTCAAAATTCCAAATTACATGTAAATGTGTAAATGTTATacatccttactaatattataaatgcgaaagtaatccgtctgtctgtctgtctgtctgtctcgctttcacgccaaaactactgaaccgatttaaatgaaattttgtacacagatagtctagagcctgaggatggacataggttacattttaacgcgaaaaaggggttgtaaggggttgaaagtttgtatggaattatcgtcatttttacaggtagaaggttgaaacttattttcaaggctgctaatttgatatagataaatacgaaattaaatttttgtaaaaattttacccctaagggtgctaaataacaataggggatgaaattttgtttggcaatatgttcggttttggtgaatgttttatttaatatgctttgctgtaacccttaccaatatttagtctagagcctgaggaaggacatagggcacattttaacgcgaaaaagggtttgtaaggggttgaaagtgggggtgaaagtttgtatggaattatc
This genomic window from Papilio machaon chromosome 25, ilPapMach1.1, whole genome shotgun sequence contains:
- the LOC123722419 gene encoding uncharacterized protein LOC123722419; protein product: MSFLGSIPSFDYKTTEWSIFKSRLSQFLKINKIEDGDKGGVLLTHVTDETYRLIRNLSYPQEVESLSYSELVLLLDGHFKPKVCTFADKANFYEATRSPGESLGDWAARLRGLASYCDFGAALETVLRDRFVLGLGSGPERDRLFEQSPTALTLTRAIELAEQAACARQAKLRCSSEAMLTKEEPIYQLGQQDHCRRSGNGRRVGASTSGSSGAAPRRDLRWETSCCAVCGMKSHHSDKCRYRRYTCQKCGKKGHLKKVCGNDRNRGFYHVDSDYDGQGTENEECQSFQNFNMRYVTVRLFVYE